Proteins encoded within one genomic window of Bradyrhizobium sp. 186:
- a CDS encoding peroxiredoxin: MTLPIGTTAPDFEAETTEGKIKFHDWIGNSWALLFSHPKDFTPVCTTELGALAKLKPEFDKRGVKLMGLSVDPVDRHSKWSEDIKETQGTAPNYPMIGDTDFNVSKLYEMLPASTSGDPLTRTPADNQTVRNVFIIGPDKKIKLVLVYPMTTGRNFQEILRVIDSLQLTAKHRVATPADWSQGEDVIIAGSVSNDEAKTIYPQGWKEPKPYIRIVPQPK, translated from the coding sequence ATGACACTCCCGATCGGCACCACCGCCCCCGACTTCGAAGCCGAGACCACCGAAGGGAAGATCAAGTTCCACGACTGGATCGGCAATAGCTGGGCGCTGCTATTCTCGCACCCGAAGGACTTCACGCCGGTTTGTACGACGGAGCTCGGCGCGCTGGCCAAGCTGAAGCCTGAATTCGACAAGCGAGGCGTCAAGCTGATGGGCCTCTCGGTCGATCCGGTCGACCGCCATTCCAAATGGTCGGAGGACATCAAGGAGACCCAAGGTACCGCTCCGAACTATCCGATGATCGGCGACACCGACTTCAACGTCTCCAAGCTCTACGAGATGCTGCCGGCCTCGACCTCGGGCGATCCCCTCACCCGCACGCCGGCCGACAACCAGACCGTCCGCAACGTCTTCATCATCGGGCCGGACAAGAAGATCAAGCTGGTGCTGGTCTATCCAATGACCACGGGCCGGAACTTCCAGGAGATCCTGCGCGTCATCGACTCGCTCCAGCTCACCGCCAAGCATCGCGTCGCGACGCCGGCCGACTGGTCGCAGGGCGAGGACGTCATCATCGCCGGCTCGGTCTCCAACGACGAGGCCAAAACGATCTATCCGCAGGGCTGGAAGGAGCCGAAGCCCTACATTCGCATCGTGCCGCAGCCGAAGTGA
- a CDS encoding Cache 3/Cache 2 fusion domain-containing protein: protein MSNVLTGKFLPQFKLGTKAVLCAVLLIAMNTALVVGAGYWSLSSAFNERALRDIEISLRTLALAFAEIVPDAKITMRDGAVVRAEIPKMPDFKDHAIVDRAVSYVGGNATLFVFDDASGQFVRRSTNVKKENGDRAVGTQLAADHPAQAQLRRGETYKGPATLFGKSFMTAYFPVANATGKVAGILYVGIPMAQFESMLAQAIEIMAAAAGIAALLVLVLTMLVVRRITRPLTSVTRSLTALADGQSDVENDCEDRADEIGEIARTVAVFKSNSLERARLRSEQAAASAAAVEQRKSELRNFVEEFRGSVGGILDKVLNSSGEFERVARQLTDTARSTADLSAQSAGASENASEHVRSAATASDELSQSISEITRRVQESNDISAEAVRQAEATDQRIAQLSEAGSRIGDVVKLITSIAEQTNLLALNATIEAARAGDAGRGFAVVAQEVKTLAGQTAKATDEISNQITSMQLATEESVAAIKAIGQTIERISGIASSISAAVEQQRSATHNIAASVRAAASGTADVAVNVRHAAKGASETGETSSRMFASAQALSGESVHLKAEVDGFLDRVRAA from the coding sequence GTGTCCAACGTCTTGACTGGGAAGTTCCTGCCGCAATTCAAGCTTGGCACCAAGGCCGTCCTGTGCGCCGTGCTGCTGATCGCCATGAACACGGCGCTGGTGGTCGGCGCCGGCTATTGGTCGCTCTCCTCTGCCTTCAACGAGCGGGCACTGCGCGACATCGAGATCAGCCTGCGCACGCTCGCCCTGGCTTTTGCCGAGATCGTTCCTGATGCCAAGATCACGATGAGGGACGGCGCAGTGGTGCGCGCCGAGATCCCCAAGATGCCGGATTTCAAAGATCATGCCATCGTTGATCGCGCGGTCTCCTATGTCGGGGGCAATGCGACGCTATTCGTGTTCGACGATGCGAGCGGGCAGTTCGTCCGCCGCTCGACCAACGTGAAGAAGGAGAATGGCGACCGCGCCGTCGGGACCCAGCTTGCCGCCGACCATCCGGCACAGGCCCAGCTGCGTCGCGGCGAGACCTACAAGGGCCCGGCCACCCTGTTCGGCAAATCCTTCATGACCGCCTATTTCCCGGTTGCGAATGCAACCGGCAAGGTCGCTGGCATCCTCTATGTCGGCATCCCGATGGCGCAGTTCGAGAGCATGCTGGCTCAGGCCATCGAGATCATGGCGGCCGCGGCCGGAATCGCCGCGCTGCTGGTCCTGGTCCTCACCATGCTTGTCGTCCGCCGCATCACCCGGCCGCTCACTTCCGTCACGCGCTCGCTGACCGCACTCGCCGACGGCCAGAGCGACGTCGAGAATGACTGCGAGGACCGTGCCGACGAGATCGGCGAGATCGCCCGCACGGTCGCGGTGTTCAAGAGCAATTCGCTGGAGCGGGCGCGGCTGCGCAGCGAGCAGGCCGCGGCTTCGGCTGCAGCAGTCGAGCAGCGCAAATCCGAGCTGCGCAATTTCGTCGAAGAGTTCCGCGGCAGCGTCGGCGGCATCCTCGACAAGGTCCTGAACTCCTCCGGCGAATTCGAGCGCGTAGCGCGGCAATTGACCGATACGGCGCGCTCCACGGCCGATCTGTCGGCGCAGTCGGCCGGAGCTTCCGAAAATGCCTCCGAGCACGTACGTTCGGCGGCGACAGCCTCGGACGAACTGAGCCAATCGATCTCCGAGATCACCCGCAGGGTGCAGGAATCGAACGATATCTCCGCCGAGGCGGTGCGCCAGGCTGAGGCCACCGACCAGCGCATCGCGCAGCTCTCGGAGGCCGGCTCGCGCATCGGCGACGTCGTCAAGCTGATCACCTCAATTGCCGAGCAGACCAATCTTCTGGCGCTGAATGCCACCATCGAGGCTGCGCGCGCGGGCGATGCCGGCCGCGGCTTCGCGGTCGTCGCCCAGGAGGTCAAGACGCTCGCCGGCCAGACCGCCAAGGCGACCGACGAGATATCGAACCAGATCACCAGCATGCAGCTTGCGACCGAGGAGTCGGTCGCCGCGATCAAGGCGATCGGTCAGACCATCGAGCGCATCAGCGGCATCGCCAGTTCGATCTCGGCCGCGGTCGAGCAGCAGCGGAGTGCCACCCACAACATCGCGGCCAGCGTCCGCGCGGCGGCGTCCGGCACCGCTGACGTCGCGGTCAATGTCCGTCATGCCGCCAAGGGCGCAAGCGAGACCGGCGAAACGTCGAGCCGGATGTTTGCCTCCGCCCAGGCGCTGTCAGGTGAGAGCGTGCATCTGAAGGCCGAGGTCGATGGCTTCCTCGACCGCGTGCGCGCGGCTTGA